A single genomic interval of Salvelinus namaycush isolate Seneca chromosome 41, SaNama_1.0, whole genome shotgun sequence harbors:
- the LOC120034209 gene encoding cdc42 effector protein 1-like, with amino-acid sequence MSLGKLPGIKGLASGSQGKRHFKSELSVDMISPPLPDFRHTMHVGRGGDVFGDTSFLSNHGGKGEPVSPDSPTTSTKTTRFFSRTLRHVRRSPVPRARIGSRDLSPPPPPVSPIIKNAISLPQLNIDMPNGYQRVLFPSSVSSPDASLYSYGLQSGFVTLPRHSRLDKQLQEGTGLFAQDFQCGSLPDNDGFELTRSDSFTSFTVDLGPSLMSEVLGMIDSPSCLTMPNHSWELGEEEEEEEQSSVFELAVQSPMLSSSNPSILSTPLKVNVNNRGEEEDERSLKTLDASMGSPTQVEPVMEAERFQRAADVLARHYGGGSFSRSQRSDSASSSSSPLSQPKVPYAFPEEEEIKV; translated from the exons ATGAGTCTGGGAAAACTGCCAGGGATTAAAGGCTTAGCGTCGGGCTCTCAGGGGAAGAGGCACTTTAAGAGCGAACTCTCCGTGGACATGATCAGCCCACCGCTACCAGATTTTCGCCACACCATGCACGTGGGCCGCGGCGGCGATGTGTTCGGAGACACCTCCTTCCTTAGCAATCATGGGGGCAAAGGGGAACCAGTGAGCCCCGATTCACCCACCACCAGCACGAAGACCACCCGCTTCTTCTCCCGCACCCTGAGGCATGTACGCAGGTCCCCTGTGCCCCGTGCCAGGATCGGTTCCCGTGACCTTTCTCCCCCACCGCCTCCTGTCTCACCCATCATCAAGAACGCCATCTCATTGCCCCAGCTGAACATTGACATGCCCAACGGCTACCAGAGGGTGCTGTTCCCCAGCTCAGTGAGCTCCCCAGATGCCTCCCTCTACAGCTACG GTCTGCAGTCTGGTTTCGTCACACTACCCCGCCACTCCCGCCTTGATAAACAGCTGCAGGAGGGCACCGGACTGTTCGCTCAGGACTTTCAATGTGGCTCGCTCCCAGACAACGACGGCTTCGAGCTAACGCGCTCTGACTCCTTCACCTCGTTCACAGTGGACCTTGGCCCCTCCCTCATGAGTGAGGTTCTGGGTATGATTGACAGCCCCAGTTGCCTCACTATGCCCAATCACAGCTGGGAGttgggggaagaggaggaagaggaggagcagagctCTGTGTTTGAGCTGGCTGTGCAGAGCCCCATGCTAAGCTCATCAAACCCTTCCATATTAAGCACTCCGCTCAAAGTGAATGTGAacaacaggggagaggaggaggatgaaagaTCTCTTAAGACACTAGACGCATCTATGGGGTCTCCTACACAGGTAGAACCAGTTATGGAAGCTGAGAGGTTCCAGAGGGCAGCTGACGTACTGGCGCGTCACTACGGGGGAGGCTCCTTCTCCAGGAGTCAACGCAGCGattctgcctcctcctcctcctcacccctcagcCAGCCTAAAGTCCCTTACGCCTTCCCTGAGGAAGAGGAGATCAAAGTCTGA
- the zmp:0000000896 gene encoding caspase recruitment domain-containing protein 10 encodes MSGITVLVKDYDTGQEEGRPVSPFSEECCEELWDRVEGVRHKLTRILNPAKLTPYLRQCKVIDEQDEDEVLNSTQYPLRISKAGRLIDILHGRGQRGLQAFMESLEFYHPEQYTQLTGQQPTQRCSIILDEEGPEGLTQFLLLEVRKLREQLRGSRVCERRLSQRCRVAEEERSRAERKTLDLRHDRLQMERLRQDWEAGSRELGRLKDRHLEQAVKYSRALEDQAKASARERELLEQMEQLKTRLMEAEKETDSSPVSMAPVRRNSSVTHRTNGTPAVPEKREKPVQHIDINKSGHIETQALLDILKQDRREAAEQRHELCGNIARLQGELESSEDFRDKLESQCEQLQLKVRTLQLDWETEQKRSISYFNQIMELEKERDQALRSRDSLQLEYTDCLLDKNRLRKRIAELQANLEQQQRELEKEKDRSREQSSPCMHCSHLSLCSEDQCYGPCCSLDLSPLPNGTHQLLCKSPSTDQTHDHSEGSRSNSEENLLTPTVDSERDVNRLSIFPFPPCMNSINRRVNIEFDLDSWGSDENENLTGVQSEVSLSNSCSSLHSHLFPPDLVNLPPVPPHKPNYSSLGFEPLSPVPSPPTTPKRGRGSLADDITIIGGNRTGIFVSSIRAGSPAEQCGLKEGSELLELEKVLFGGGSVLMGQCTGEVAHFSLQWWTEPSSLKHQTNTEAYSKLCAQLPSPTFYGADSFYVRVNLDLDPHSDLPCLGVRCDDIIHVTDTRYNGKYQWRCTLVNPCTGKPLQAGVMPNYNRAQQLLLVRLRTIALEQKDFKKKVSKKGSERVRLVKAVSPSCRGIGSTPQVLYTLSNRHEEHLIPYSMVKPIQVKTKRPVIFSPSLLSRGLIERLLQPAESGLDFNTCQPEPIQATERNDKSVFLLDASTPEQALGISLQSIQDVISQDKHCLLELGLSSVEGLLRQGVYPIVINIRPKNKKHKKLKKLLTGRGEDGVMEEVCQADEQQLETLPLLYHTLEPNTWSCTEDLLLAIRNVIHSQQKALLWVELERLQ; translated from the exons ATGAGTG GCATCACAGTATTGGTGAAGGATTATGACACGGGACAAGAAGAGGGGCGGCCGGTGTCCCCGTTCTCTGAGGAGTGCTGTGAAGAGCTATGGGACCGGGTGGAGGGGGTGAGGCACAAGCTAACCCGCATCCTGAACCCAGCCAAGCTCACCCCCTACCTGAGGCAGTGCAAGGTCATCGACGAGCAGGATGAGGATGAGGTCCTCAACTCCACCCAGTACCCACTACGTATCAGCAaggctg GACGTTTGATTGACATCCTGCATGGGCGGGGCCAGCGTGGCCTGCAGGCCTTCATGGAGTCTTTGGAGTTCTACCACCCCGAGCAATACACTCAGCTCACTGGACAACAGCCCACCCAGCGCTGCTCCATCATCTTGG ATGAGGAGGGTCCAGAGGGCCTGACTCAGTTCCTGCTGCTTGAGGTGCGTAAGCTGAGGGAGCAGCTGCGGGGGAGCCGCGTGTGTGAGCGCCGCCTGTCCCAGCGTTGCCGTGTGGCCGAGGAGGAGCGCAGCCGGGCTGAACGCAAGACACTGGACCTACGACATGACCGGCTGCAGATGGAGAG GCTGCGTCAGGACTGGGAGGCAGGCAGCAGGGAGCTGGGCCGGCTGAAGGACAGACACCTGGAACAGGCTGTGAAATACTCTCGTGCCCTGGAGGATCAGGCCAAGGCCTCCGCACGTGAGAGAGAGCTACTGGAACAG ATGGAGCAGCTGAAGACCAGACTGatggaggcagagaaagagactGACAGTAGTCCTGTCTCTATGGCGCCAGTCAGAAGGAACAGTAGTGTCACCCATCGCACGAACGGCACCCCCGCTGTTCCCGAGAAGAGGGAGAAGCCAGTACAGCACATTGACATTAATAAGTCAGGTCACATTGAAACACAG GCTCTGTTGGACATCCTGAAGCAGGACCGCAGGGAGGCAGCAGAGCAGAGACACGAGCTGTGTGGCAACATCGCCAGACTACAGGGAGAGCTGGAGAGCTCTGAGGATTTCAGGGACAAG cTGGAGTCTCAGTGTGAGCAGCTGCAGCTGAAGGTGAGGACTCTCCAGCTGGACTGGGAGACGGAACAGAAAAGGAGCATTTCCTACTTCAACCAGATTATggagctggagaaggagagggaccAG GCTCTGCGCAGTCGAGACAGCCTGCAGTTGGAGTATACTGACTGCCTATTGGACAAGAACCGCCTGCGTAAACGCATCGCAGAGCTTCAGGCCAATCTAgagcagcagcagagagagctggagaaagagaaggacaggAGCAGGGAGCAGAGTTCCCCCTGTATGCACTGT TCTCACCTGTCTCTGTGCAGCGAGGACCAGTGCTACGGGCCCTGCTGCTCCCTAGACCTCAGCCCTCTGCCCAACGGCACTCACCAGCTGCTCTGCAAG TCTCCCTCTACAGACCAAACCCATGACCACTCCGAAG GTTCCCGCTCAAACTCAGAGGAGAATCTCTTGACACCA ACAGTGGACAGTGAGAGGGATGTTAACAGGCTCTCCATCTtccccttccctccctgtatGAACTCCATCAACCGCAGGGTCAACATAGA GTTTGACCTGGACTCCTGGGGCAGTGATGAGAATGAGAACCTCACAG GAGTCCAGAGTGAGGTCTCCCTGTCGAACTCCTGTAGCTCCCTGCATTCTCACCTCTTCCCCCCTGACCTTGTCAACCTGCCCCCTGTCCCACCCCACAAACCCAACTACAGCAGTCTCGG TTTTGAGCCCCTGTCCCCCGTACCTAGTCCCCCCACTACGCCCAAAAGAGGAAGAGGCAGCCTggcagatgacatcaccatcatTGGGGGCAACCGCACAGGCATCTTTGTTAGCAGCATCCGAGCTGGTTCTCCTGCTGAGCAGTGTGGTCTGAAGGAGGGCAGTGAGTTACTGGAG CTGGAGAAGGTTCTGTTTGGTGGGGGCAGTGTGCTGATGGGCCAGTGCACTGGAGAGGTGGCCCACTTCTCTCTGCAGTGGTGGACAGAGCCCTCTTCTCTCAAACACCAGACCAACACAGAGG CCTACTCCAAGTTATGTGCCCAGCTCCCTTCTCCTACCTTCTACGGTGCTGACTCCTTCTACGTGCGCGTCAACCTGGACCTGGACCCTCATagcgacctgccctgtctgggGGTGCGCTGTGATGACATAATACACGTCACTGACACCCGTTACAATGGGAAGTACCAGTGGCGCTGCACCCTGGTGAACCCCTGCACAGGCAAGCCCTTGCAGGCGGGGGTCATGCCCAATTACAACCG AGCCCAGCAGCTGTTATTGGTGAGGTTACGTACCATAGCCCTGGAGCAGAAGGATTTCAAGAAGAAA GTATCCAAGAAGGGCTCTGAGCGTGTGCGATTGGTCAAGGCTGTGTCCCCCAGCTGTCGTGGGATTGGTTCCACCCCACAGGTCCTTTACACACTCAGCAACC GTCACGAGGAGCACCTGATTCCTTACAGTATGGTCAAGCCAATACAGGTCAAGACCAAACGGCCTGTcatcttctccccctccctactcTCTCGCGGCCTCATAGAGAGACTGCTTCAGCCAGCAGAGTCTGGACTGGACTTCAACACCTGccaaccag AGCCAATCCAGGCCACAGAGAGAAATGATAAGAGTGTTTTCCTGCTAGATGCTTCCACCCCAGAGCAGGCTCTTGGAATCAGTCTGCAGTCTATTCAGGATGTGATAAGCCAG GACAAGCACTGTCTGTTGGAGCTGGGCCTGAGTAGTGTGGAGGGCCTTCTGAGGCAGGGGGTCTACCCTATCGTCATTAATATCCGACCCAAGAACAAAAAACACAAGAAGCTAAA GAAGTTGCTGACCGGGCGAGGGGAGGATGGCGTGATGGAGGAGGTGTGTCAGGCAGACGAGCAGCAGCTGGAGACCCTGCCCCTGCTCTACCACACTCTGGAACCCAACACCTGGAGCTGCACCGAGGATCTGCTGCTCGCCATACGCAATGTCATCCACAGCCAGCAGAAGGCACTGCTGTGGGTTGAGTTGGAAAGGCTCCAATAG